A part of Pseudoliparis swirei isolate HS2019 ecotype Mariana Trench chromosome 8, NWPU_hadal_v1, whole genome shotgun sequence genomic DNA contains:
- the pde4ca gene encoding cAMP-specific 3',5'-cyclic phosphodiesterase 4D isoform X5 — protein sequence MCKTSLAEEPHQQLAVESLDELDWCLEQLETLKTRHSVSEMASNKFKRMLNRELTQLSETSRSGNQVSEFISSTFLEKQHDMDIMSPPTKEKDKTKRPMSQISGVKKATHDPSLAPSTIPRFGVNASQEGLLAKELEDVNRWGIDIFKVSEYSGNRPLTVTMYTIFQERDLLKSFQIPADTFITFMMTLEDHYHADQAYHNNIHAADVVQSTHILLSTPALEAVFTDLEILAALFSSAIHDVDHPGVSNQFLINTNSELALMYNDSSVLENHHLAVGFKLLQEDNCDIFQNLNKKQRQSLRKIVIDMVLATDMSKHMNLLADLKTMVETKKVTSLGVLLLDNYSDRIQVLQNMVHCADLSNPTKPLELYRQWTDRIMVEFFTQGDRERDKGMEISPMCDKQNASIEKNQVGFIDYIVHPLWETWADLVHPDAQEILDTLEDNREWYQSMIAHSPSPHPEDQQEGAHAGESSALSGGSGSVTADKFQFQLTLEEEGESDTESPPEEEEGSSGSTGPELSRTDSARGFGAVSTATRLLTIKLTADSVRTFSLDSDKDMAEDRETDQEGVSGVPRFRLGT from the exons ATGTGCAAGACCAGCCTCGCAG AGGAGCCTCACCAGCAGCTGGCCGTAGAGTCGCTAGATGAGCTGGACTGGTGTCTGGAACAACTAGAGACACTGAAAACTCGACACTCTGTCAGCGAGATGGCCTCCAACAAG TTCAAGAGGATGCTGAACCGAGAGCTCACCCAGCTGTCAGAAACCAGTCGTTCAGGGAACCAGGTCTCTGAGTTCATCTCCAGTACCTTCTTAG AGAAGCAACATGACATGGACATCATGTCTCCCCCCACCAAAGAGAAGGACAAGACGAAGCGGCCCATGTCCCAGATCAGTGGAGTGAAGAAGGCCACACACGACCCCAGCCTCGCCCCCTCCACCATCCCTCGCTTTGGGGTCAATGCCAGCCAGGAAGGACTCCTAGCCAAG GAGTTGGAGGATGTTAACAGATGGGGTATTGACATCTTCAAGGTCTCTGAGTATTCTGGGAATCGCCCACTGACGGTCACCATGTACACCATCTTTCAG GAACGTGATCTGCTGAAGTCCTTTCAGATTCCTGCGGACACTTTCATTACCTTTATGATGACTTTGGAGGATCATTACCATGCCGACCAGGCCTACCACAACAACATCCATGCTGCAGACGTGGTCCAGTCCACGCATATCTTACTGTCCACACCTGCTCTGGAG GCTGTGTTTACTGATCTCGAGATCCTTGCCGCTCTGTTTTCAAGCGCCATCCATGATGTGGATCACCCTGGAGTTTCCAATCAGTTTCTCATCAACACCA ACTCAGAGCTGGCCCTGATGTACAATGACTCTTCGGTACTGGAGAATCACCATCTGGCTGTTGGCTTTAAGCTTCTGCAGGAAGATAACTGTGACATCTTTCAGAACCTCAACAAAAAGCAAAGACAGTCGCTGCGCAAAATTGTCATTGACATG GTGCTGGCCACAGATATGTCTAAACACATGAATCTACTGGCAGACCTCAAAACCATGGTGGAGACAAAGAAGGTAACCAGTCTAGGAGTCCTACTGCTGGACAACTACTCAGACCGCATACAG GTCCTTCAGAACATGGTGCACTGTGCAGACCTGAGCAACCCCACCAAGCCTCTGGAGTTGTACCGCCAGTGGACGGACCGCATCATGGTGGAGTTTTTCACCCAGGgcgacagggagagagacaaggGCATGGAGATCAGCCCCATGTGTGACAAACAAAACGCCTCAATAGAGAAGAACCAG GTGGGTTTCATCGACTACATTGTTCATCCTCTGTGGGAGACGTGGGCTGACCTCGTTCACCCAGATGCTCAGGAGATCCTGGACACACTGGAGGATAACAGAGAGTGGTACCAGAGCATGATCGCCCACAGCCCCTCGCCCCACCCAGAGGACCAGCAGGAAGGAGCCCATGCTGGGGAATCCTCAGCACTCAGCGGGGGCAGTGGCTCTGTGACGGCCGACAAGTTCCAGTTTCAGCTGACAttggaagaagagggagagtcTGATACAGAGAGTccacctgaggaagaggagggctctAGCGGCAGTACGGGGCCTGAACTCTCCAGAACTGATTCTGCCAGGGGGTTTGGTGCAGTATCTACTGCGACTCGCCTGCTCACTATAAAGCTCACTGCTGATTCAGTCAGGACGTTTTCTTTAGACTCTGATAAAGATATGGCAGAAGACAGAGAAACAGACCAGGAAGGCGTCTCTGGGGTGCCACGCTTCAGACTTGGCACATAG
- the pde4ca gene encoding cAMP-specific 3',5'-cyclic phosphodiesterase 4D isoform X4: MPEENYFITVSWMFIQFKRMLNRELTQLSETSRSGNQVSEFISSTFLEKQHDMDIMSPPTKEKDKTKRPMSQISGVKKATHDPSLAPSTIPRFGVNASQEGLLAKELEDVNRWGIDIFKVSEYSGNRPLTVTMYTIFQERDLLKSFQIPADTFITFMMTLEDHYHADQAYHNNIHAADVVQSTHILLSTPALEAVFTDLEILAALFSSAIHDVDHPGVSNQFLINTNSELALMYNDSSVLENHHLAVGFKLLQEDNCDIFQNLNKKQRQSLRKIVIDMVLATDMSKHMNLLADLKTMVETKKVTSLGVLLLDNYSDRIQVLQNMVHCADLSNPTKPLELYRQWTDRIMVEFFTQGDRERDKGMEISPMCDKQNASIEKNQVGFIDYIVHPLWETWADLVHPDAQEILDTLEDNREWYQSMIAHSPSPHPEDQQEGAHAGESSALSGGSGSVTADKFQFQLTLEEEGESDTESPPEEEEGSSGSTGPELSRTDSARGFGAVSTATRLLTIKLTADSVRTFSLDSDKDMAEDRETDQEGVSGVPRFRLGT, encoded by the exons ATGCCAGAGGAGAATTATTTCATCACCGTGTCGTGGATGTTCATTCAG TTCAAGAGGATGCTGAACCGAGAGCTCACCCAGCTGTCAGAAACCAGTCGTTCAGGGAACCAGGTCTCTGAGTTCATCTCCAGTACCTTCTTAG AGAAGCAACATGACATGGACATCATGTCTCCCCCCACCAAAGAGAAGGACAAGACGAAGCGGCCCATGTCCCAGATCAGTGGAGTGAAGAAGGCCACACACGACCCCAGCCTCGCCCCCTCCACCATCCCTCGCTTTGGGGTCAATGCCAGCCAGGAAGGACTCCTAGCCAAG GAGTTGGAGGATGTTAACAGATGGGGTATTGACATCTTCAAGGTCTCTGAGTATTCTGGGAATCGCCCACTGACGGTCACCATGTACACCATCTTTCAG GAACGTGATCTGCTGAAGTCCTTTCAGATTCCTGCGGACACTTTCATTACCTTTATGATGACTTTGGAGGATCATTACCATGCCGACCAGGCCTACCACAACAACATCCATGCTGCAGACGTGGTCCAGTCCACGCATATCTTACTGTCCACACCTGCTCTGGAG GCTGTGTTTACTGATCTCGAGATCCTTGCCGCTCTGTTTTCAAGCGCCATCCATGATGTGGATCACCCTGGAGTTTCCAATCAGTTTCTCATCAACACCA ACTCAGAGCTGGCCCTGATGTACAATGACTCTTCGGTACTGGAGAATCACCATCTGGCTGTTGGCTTTAAGCTTCTGCAGGAAGATAACTGTGACATCTTTCAGAACCTCAACAAAAAGCAAAGACAGTCGCTGCGCAAAATTGTCATTGACATG GTGCTGGCCACAGATATGTCTAAACACATGAATCTACTGGCAGACCTCAAAACCATGGTGGAGACAAAGAAGGTAACCAGTCTAGGAGTCCTACTGCTGGACAACTACTCAGACCGCATACAG GTCCTTCAGAACATGGTGCACTGTGCAGACCTGAGCAACCCCACCAAGCCTCTGGAGTTGTACCGCCAGTGGACGGACCGCATCATGGTGGAGTTTTTCACCCAGGgcgacagggagagagacaaggGCATGGAGATCAGCCCCATGTGTGACAAACAAAACGCCTCAATAGAGAAGAACCAG GTGGGTTTCATCGACTACATTGTTCATCCTCTGTGGGAGACGTGGGCTGACCTCGTTCACCCAGATGCTCAGGAGATCCTGGACACACTGGAGGATAACAGAGAGTGGTACCAGAGCATGATCGCCCACAGCCCCTCGCCCCACCCAGAGGACCAGCAGGAAGGAGCCCATGCTGGGGAATCCTCAGCACTCAGCGGGGGCAGTGGCTCTGTGACGGCCGACAAGTTCCAGTTTCAGCTGACAttggaagaagagggagagtcTGATACAGAGAGTccacctgaggaagaggagggctctAGCGGCAGTACGGGGCCTGAACTCTCCAGAACTGATTCTGCCAGGGGGTTTGGTGCAGTATCTACTGCGACTCGCCTGCTCACTATAAAGCTCACTGCTGATTCAGTCAGGACGTTTTCTTTAGACTCTGATAAAGATATGGCAGAAGACAGAGAAACAGACCAGGAAGGCGTCTCTGGGGTGCCACGCTTCAGACTTGGCACATAG
- the rab3aa gene encoding RAB3A, member RAS oncogene family, a isoform X1: protein MMASANATHGQKESSDQNFDYMFKILIIGNSSVGKTSFLFRYADDSFTPAFVSTVGIDFKVKTIYRNDKRIKLQIWDTAGQERYRTITTAYYRGAMGFILMYDMTNEESFNAVQDWSTQIKTYSWDNAQVLLVGNKCDMEDERVVASERGRQLSEQLGFEHFEASAKDNINVKQTFERLVDIICERMSDSLDNNDPTVSGSKQGPQLSEQPQRSPQDCAC, encoded by the exons ATG ATGGCGTCTGCAAATGCCACACACGGACAGAAGGAGTCCTCAGACCAGAACTTTGATTACATGTTTAAAATCCTCATCATTGGCAACAGCAGCGTCGGAAAGACGTCCTTCCTTTTCCGCTATGCAGACGATTCATTCACGCCAGCCTTTGTCAGCACAGTGGGCATCGACTTCAAGGTGAAGACCATCTACAGGAACGACAAGAGGATAAAGCTGCAGATATGG GACACTGCTGGCCAGGAGCGCTACAGGACAATCACCACAGCTTACTACAGGGGAGCCATGGGCTTCATCCTCATGTACGACATGACCAACGAGGAGTCCTTCAACGCCGTTCAAGACTG GTCGACCCAGATCAAGACCTACTCATGGGACAATGCCCAGGTCCTCTTGGTGGGGAACAAGTGTGACATGGAGGATGAACGAGTGGTGGCCTCCGAGCGGGGCCGGCAGCTGTCAGAACAGCTGG GTTTTGAGCACTTCGAAGCAAGTGCTAAAGATAATATTAACGTGAAGCAGACCTTCGAACGGCTGGTGGACATCATCTGTGAGAGGATGTCAGACAGTCTGGACAACAACGACCCGACTGTTAGTGGTTCTAAACAGGGACCCCAGCTCAGCGAGCAGCCACAAAGGTCCCCTCAGGATTGTGCTTGCTaa
- the pde4ca gene encoding cAMP-specific 3',5'-cyclic phosphodiesterase 4C isoform X2 → MCVNRLFSGILQLPRLSCRPSTLDGPQPGPSARSIKPSRSLGTLASYISKAFFDVENGLAVGRSPGGLVLQANFPHSQRRESFLYRSDSDFDLSPKGPSRNSSTGSDLHTEDIIVTPFAQVLASLRTVRGNFAVITDQQDRTVSKTRCSGSNPPSMCKTSLAEEPHQQLAVESLDELDWCLEQLETLKTRHSVSEMASNKFKRMLNRELTQLSETSRSGNQVSEFISSTFLEKQHDMDIMSPPTKEKDKTKRPMSQISGVKKATHDPSLAPSTIPRFGVNASQEGLLAKELEDVNRWGIDIFKVSEYSGNRPLTVTMYTIFQERDLLKSFQIPADTFITFMMTLEDHYHADQAYHNNIHAADVVQSTHILLSTPALEAVFTDLEILAALFSSAIHDVDHPGVSNQFLINTNSELALMYNDSSVLENHHLAVGFKLLQEDNCDIFQNLNKKQRQSLRKIVIDMVLATDMSKHMNLLADLKTMVETKKVTSLGVLLLDNYSDRIQVLQNMVHCADLSNPTKPLELYRQWTDRIMVEFFTQGDRERDKGMEISPMCDKQNASIEKNQVGFIDYIVHPLWETWADLVHPDAQEILDTLEDNREWYQSMIAHSPSPHPEDQQEGAHAGESSALSGGSGSVTADKFQFQLTLEEEGESDTESPPEEEEGSSGSTGPELSRTDSARGFGAVSTATRLLTIKLTADSVRTFSLDSDKDMAEDRETDQEGVSGVPRFRLGT, encoded by the exons TTTTGATGTGGAGAATGGCTTGGCAGTGGGGCGCAGCCCTGGCGGTCTGGTCTTACAGGCCAACTTTCCTCACAGCCAGCGGCGGGAATCCTTCCTCTACCGCTCCGACTCTGACTTTGACCTTTCGCCCAAAGGTCCTTCCAGAAACTCCTCCACTGGCAGTGACCT ACACACAGAAGACATTATTGTCACACCATTTGCACAG GTTCTCGCCAGCCTGAGGACAGTCCGAGGTAACTTTGCTGTCATAACCGACCAGCAAGATCGCACAGTCAGCAA GACGCGATGCTCAGGCAGCAACCCACCATCCATGTGCAAGACCAGCCTCGCAG AGGAGCCTCACCAGCAGCTGGCCGTAGAGTCGCTAGATGAGCTGGACTGGTGTCTGGAACAACTAGAGACACTGAAAACTCGACACTCTGTCAGCGAGATGGCCTCCAACAAG TTCAAGAGGATGCTGAACCGAGAGCTCACCCAGCTGTCAGAAACCAGTCGTTCAGGGAACCAGGTCTCTGAGTTCATCTCCAGTACCTTCTTAG AGAAGCAACATGACATGGACATCATGTCTCCCCCCACCAAAGAGAAGGACAAGACGAAGCGGCCCATGTCCCAGATCAGTGGAGTGAAGAAGGCCACACACGACCCCAGCCTCGCCCCCTCCACCATCCCTCGCTTTGGGGTCAATGCCAGCCAGGAAGGACTCCTAGCCAAG GAGTTGGAGGATGTTAACAGATGGGGTATTGACATCTTCAAGGTCTCTGAGTATTCTGGGAATCGCCCACTGACGGTCACCATGTACACCATCTTTCAG GAACGTGATCTGCTGAAGTCCTTTCAGATTCCTGCGGACACTTTCATTACCTTTATGATGACTTTGGAGGATCATTACCATGCCGACCAGGCCTACCACAACAACATCCATGCTGCAGACGTGGTCCAGTCCACGCATATCTTACTGTCCACACCTGCTCTGGAG GCTGTGTTTACTGATCTCGAGATCCTTGCCGCTCTGTTTTCAAGCGCCATCCATGATGTGGATCACCCTGGAGTTTCCAATCAGTTTCTCATCAACACCA ACTCAGAGCTGGCCCTGATGTACAATGACTCTTCGGTACTGGAGAATCACCATCTGGCTGTTGGCTTTAAGCTTCTGCAGGAAGATAACTGTGACATCTTTCAGAACCTCAACAAAAAGCAAAGACAGTCGCTGCGCAAAATTGTCATTGACATG GTGCTGGCCACAGATATGTCTAAACACATGAATCTACTGGCAGACCTCAAAACCATGGTGGAGACAAAGAAGGTAACCAGTCTAGGAGTCCTACTGCTGGACAACTACTCAGACCGCATACAG GTCCTTCAGAACATGGTGCACTGTGCAGACCTGAGCAACCCCACCAAGCCTCTGGAGTTGTACCGCCAGTGGACGGACCGCATCATGGTGGAGTTTTTCACCCAGGgcgacagggagagagacaaggGCATGGAGATCAGCCCCATGTGTGACAAACAAAACGCCTCAATAGAGAAGAACCAG GTGGGTTTCATCGACTACATTGTTCATCCTCTGTGGGAGACGTGGGCTGACCTCGTTCACCCAGATGCTCAGGAGATCCTGGACACACTGGAGGATAACAGAGAGTGGTACCAGAGCATGATCGCCCACAGCCCCTCGCCCCACCCAGAGGACCAGCAGGAAGGAGCCCATGCTGGGGAATCCTCAGCACTCAGCGGGGGCAGTGGCTCTGTGACGGCCGACAAGTTCCAGTTTCAGCTGACAttggaagaagagggagagtcTGATACAGAGAGTccacctgaggaagaggagggctctAGCGGCAGTACGGGGCCTGAACTCTCCAGAACTGATTCTGCCAGGGGGTTTGGTGCAGTATCTACTGCGACTCGCCTGCTCACTATAAAGCTCACTGCTGATTCAGTCAGGACGTTTTCTTTAGACTCTGATAAAGATATGGCAGAAGACAGAGAAACAGACCAGGAAGGCGTCTCTGGGGTGCCACGCTTCAGACTTGGCACATAG
- the pde4ca gene encoding cAMP-specific 3',5'-cyclic phosphodiesterase 4D isoform X3, with the protein MRVPGKPWRAGQPDRAKQTRKRAGFHRDESIHKLRRTKRGRAAERPRRGGFDVENGLAVGRSPGGLVLQANFPHSQRRESFLYRSDSDFDLSPKGPSRNSSTGSDLHTEDIIVTPFAQVLASLRTVRGNFAVITDQQDRTVSKTRCSGSNPPSMCKTSLAEEPHQQLAVESLDELDWCLEQLETLKTRHSVSEMASNKFKRMLNRELTQLSETSRSGNQVSEFISSTFLEKQHDMDIMSPPTKEKDKTKRPMSQISGVKKATHDPSLAPSTIPRFGVNASQEGLLAKELEDVNRWGIDIFKVSEYSGNRPLTVTMYTIFQERDLLKSFQIPADTFITFMMTLEDHYHADQAYHNNIHAADVVQSTHILLSTPALEAVFTDLEILAALFSSAIHDVDHPGVSNQFLINTNSELALMYNDSSVLENHHLAVGFKLLQEDNCDIFQNLNKKQRQSLRKIVIDMVLATDMSKHMNLLADLKTMVETKKVTSLGVLLLDNYSDRIQVLQNMVHCADLSNPTKPLELYRQWTDRIMVEFFTQGDRERDKGMEISPMCDKQNASIEKNQVGFIDYIVHPLWETWADLVHPDAQEILDTLEDNREWYQSMIAHSPSPHPEDQQEGAHAGESSALSGGSGSVTADKFQFQLTLEEEGESDTESPPEEEEGSSGSTGPELSRTDSARGFGAVSTATRLLTIKLTADSVRTFSLDSDKDMAEDRETDQEGVSGVPRFRLGT; encoded by the exons TTTTGATGTGGAGAATGGCTTGGCAGTGGGGCGCAGCCCTGGCGGTCTGGTCTTACAGGCCAACTTTCCTCACAGCCAGCGGCGGGAATCCTTCCTCTACCGCTCCGACTCTGACTTTGACCTTTCGCCCAAAGGTCCTTCCAGAAACTCCTCCACTGGCAGTGACCT ACACACAGAAGACATTATTGTCACACCATTTGCACAG GTTCTCGCCAGCCTGAGGACAGTCCGAGGTAACTTTGCTGTCATAACCGACCAGCAAGATCGCACAGTCAGCAA GACGCGATGCTCAGGCAGCAACCCACCATCCATGTGCAAGACCAGCCTCGCAG AGGAGCCTCACCAGCAGCTGGCCGTAGAGTCGCTAGATGAGCTGGACTGGTGTCTGGAACAACTAGAGACACTGAAAACTCGACACTCTGTCAGCGAGATGGCCTCCAACAAG TTCAAGAGGATGCTGAACCGAGAGCTCACCCAGCTGTCAGAAACCAGTCGTTCAGGGAACCAGGTCTCTGAGTTCATCTCCAGTACCTTCTTAG AGAAGCAACATGACATGGACATCATGTCTCCCCCCACCAAAGAGAAGGACAAGACGAAGCGGCCCATGTCCCAGATCAGTGGAGTGAAGAAGGCCACACACGACCCCAGCCTCGCCCCCTCCACCATCCCTCGCTTTGGGGTCAATGCCAGCCAGGAAGGACTCCTAGCCAAG GAGTTGGAGGATGTTAACAGATGGGGTATTGACATCTTCAAGGTCTCTGAGTATTCTGGGAATCGCCCACTGACGGTCACCATGTACACCATCTTTCAG GAACGTGATCTGCTGAAGTCCTTTCAGATTCCTGCGGACACTTTCATTACCTTTATGATGACTTTGGAGGATCATTACCATGCCGACCAGGCCTACCACAACAACATCCATGCTGCAGACGTGGTCCAGTCCACGCATATCTTACTGTCCACACCTGCTCTGGAG GCTGTGTTTACTGATCTCGAGATCCTTGCCGCTCTGTTTTCAAGCGCCATCCATGATGTGGATCACCCTGGAGTTTCCAATCAGTTTCTCATCAACACCA ACTCAGAGCTGGCCCTGATGTACAATGACTCTTCGGTACTGGAGAATCACCATCTGGCTGTTGGCTTTAAGCTTCTGCAGGAAGATAACTGTGACATCTTTCAGAACCTCAACAAAAAGCAAAGACAGTCGCTGCGCAAAATTGTCATTGACATG GTGCTGGCCACAGATATGTCTAAACACATGAATCTACTGGCAGACCTCAAAACCATGGTGGAGACAAAGAAGGTAACCAGTCTAGGAGTCCTACTGCTGGACAACTACTCAGACCGCATACAG GTCCTTCAGAACATGGTGCACTGTGCAGACCTGAGCAACCCCACCAAGCCTCTGGAGTTGTACCGCCAGTGGACGGACCGCATCATGGTGGAGTTTTTCACCCAGGgcgacagggagagagacaaggGCATGGAGATCAGCCCCATGTGTGACAAACAAAACGCCTCAATAGAGAAGAACCAG GTGGGTTTCATCGACTACATTGTTCATCCTCTGTGGGAGACGTGGGCTGACCTCGTTCACCCAGATGCTCAGGAGATCCTGGACACACTGGAGGATAACAGAGAGTGGTACCAGAGCATGATCGCCCACAGCCCCTCGCCCCACCCAGAGGACCAGCAGGAAGGAGCCCATGCTGGGGAATCCTCAGCACTCAGCGGGGGCAGTGGCTCTGTGACGGCCGACAAGTTCCAGTTTCAGCTGACAttggaagaagagggagagtcTGATACAGAGAGTccacctgaggaagaggagggctctAGCGGCAGTACGGGGCCTGAACTCTCCAGAACTGATTCTGCCAGGGGGTTTGGTGCAGTATCTACTGCGACTCGCCTGCTCACTATAAAGCTCACTGCTGATTCAGTCAGGACGTTTTCTTTAGACTCTGATAAAGATATGGCAGAAGACAGAGAAACAGACCAGGAAGGCGTCTCTGGGGTGCCACGCTTCAGACTTGGCACATAG
- the rab3aa gene encoding RAB3A, member RAS oncogene family, a isoform X2, with translation MASANATHGQKESSDQNFDYMFKILIIGNSSVGKTSFLFRYADDSFTPAFVSTVGIDFKVKTIYRNDKRIKLQIWDTAGQERYRTITTAYYRGAMGFILMYDMTNEESFNAVQDWSTQIKTYSWDNAQVLLVGNKCDMEDERVVASERGRQLSEQLGFEHFEASAKDNINVKQTFERLVDIICERMSDSLDNNDPTVSGSKQGPQLSEQPQRSPQDCAC, from the exons ATGGCGTCTGCAAATGCCACACACGGACAGAAGGAGTCCTCAGACCAGAACTTTGATTACATGTTTAAAATCCTCATCATTGGCAACAGCAGCGTCGGAAAGACGTCCTTCCTTTTCCGCTATGCAGACGATTCATTCACGCCAGCCTTTGTCAGCACAGTGGGCATCGACTTCAAGGTGAAGACCATCTACAGGAACGACAAGAGGATAAAGCTGCAGATATGG GACACTGCTGGCCAGGAGCGCTACAGGACAATCACCACAGCTTACTACAGGGGAGCCATGGGCTTCATCCTCATGTACGACATGACCAACGAGGAGTCCTTCAACGCCGTTCAAGACTG GTCGACCCAGATCAAGACCTACTCATGGGACAATGCCCAGGTCCTCTTGGTGGGGAACAAGTGTGACATGGAGGATGAACGAGTGGTGGCCTCCGAGCGGGGCCGGCAGCTGTCAGAACAGCTGG GTTTTGAGCACTTCGAAGCAAGTGCTAAAGATAATATTAACGTGAAGCAGACCTTCGAACGGCTGGTGGACATCATCTGTGAGAGGATGTCAGACAGTCTGGACAACAACGACCCGACTGTTAGTGGTTCTAAACAGGGACCCCAGCTCAGCGAGCAGCCACAAAGGTCCCCTCAGGATTGTGCTTGCTaa